A genome region from Drosophila simulans strain w501 chromosome 2R, Prin_Dsim_3.1, whole genome shotgun sequence includes the following:
- the LOC6734930 gene encoding eukaryotic translation initiation factor 3 subunit B, producing the protein MAKKKSEEHSGADANDSDYQEEPNFEDPPGFVDNISDEDLLGDMLAQRPSEADGVESVVVVDNIPKVEPVRLEKLKSVINKLFSNYGDIVNVVYPVDEEGKTKGYAFMEYKQASQAEEAVKKLNNHRLDKNHTFAVNLFTDFQKYENIPEKWEPPTVQTFKVQSDLYNFINDPDTYDQYCVAAETAPNCVQVGFWQNVLPEPFELETRERFTDTFVKWSPLGTYVVTFHKPGVAIWGGSSFQKIQKFPHPGTQFVEFSPCENYLVTYGPTPTGQKIIIWDIRTGAEKRSFVADGMSVLSMFRWSHDDKFVARMGENSIHIYETPSFYLLDLKSIKIPGIRGFSWSPTDNVIAYWVEEQNQIPARVTLMEIPKKREIRNKNLFHVADCKLHWQKSGDYLCVKVDRYSKLKKDKKDLDVKFLGMFYNFEIFHMREKEIPVDSVEIRELILAFAWEPIGNKFSIIHGETNSSNVSFYEVNKGVKPSLVKRLEKKSCTHLFWSPRGQFIVMANLTMGTFEFVDSTNDYIITSSPDHFRASEVEWDPTGRYVVTGVSSWKVKEDTGFNMYTFQGRIIKRTILKNFVQFLWRPRPPTLLSEEKQKEIKKNLKKYYAAFEQKDRLRLTRASKELLEKRSQLRETFMEYRNKRIAEWADQKSRRIMLRGHVDTDNLETDEVDEEIVEFLVKEEVTLLE; encoded by the exons atggccaaaaagaaaagcgaggaGCACTCCGGTGCGGATGCGAACGACAGCGATTACCAGGAGGAGCCGAACTTTGAGGATCCGCCCGGGTTCGTGGACAACATTAGTGATGAAG ATCTGCTGGGCGATATGCTGGCCCAGCGCCCCTCGGAGGCCGATGGCGTCGAGAGTGTGGTGGTAGTGGACAACATCCCGAAGGTGGAGCCGGTGCGCCTGGAGAAGCTGAAGTCGGTCATCAACAAGCTGTTTTCGAACTACGGAGACATTGTCAATGTGGTCTACCCCGTCGACGAGGAGGGCAAGACCAAGGGCTACGCCTTCATGGAGTACAAGCAGGCTAGCCAGGCGGAGGAGGCCGTCAAGAAGCTCAACAATCATCGCCTAGACAAGAACCACACATTTGCCGTCAATCTTTTCACCGATTTCCAAAA GTATGAAAACATCCCCGAGAAGTGGGAGCCGCCAACCGTGCAGACCTTCAAGGTGCAGAGCGATCTATACAACTTCATCAACGACCCGGACACTTATGACCAGTACTGCGTGGCAGCGGAGACTGCGCCCAACTGCGTGCAGGTTGGTTTCTGGCAAAACGTATTGCCCGAACCCTTTGAGCTGGAGACCCGCGAGCGCTTCACCGACACCTTCGTCAAGTGGTCGCCCTTGGGTACTTATGTGGTCACCTTCCACAAACCCGGCGTGGCCATCTGGGGTGGCAGTAGCTTCCAGAAGATCCAGAAGTTCCCCCATCCTGGTACCCAATTCGTTGAGTTTTCGCCCTGCGAGAATTACCTTGTGACCTACGGGCCCACACCCACGGGCCAAAAGATCATCATCTGGGACATTCGCACAGGAGCCGAGAAGCGTTCGTTTGTTGCCGATGGCATGTCGGTTCTTTCCATGTTCCGCTGGTCGCACGACGACAAGTTTGTGGCCCGCATGGGTGAGAATTCGATCCACATCTACGAGACACCCTCTTTCTATCTTCTGGACCTGAAGTCCATCAAGATTCCCGGCATTCGCGGCTTCTCGTGGTCCCCCACAGACAACGTGATCGCCTACTGGGTGGAGGAGCAGAACCAAATACCCGCCCGCGTTACCCTGATGGAGATCCCCAAGAAGCGTGAGATCCGTAACAAGAACCTCTTCCATGTGGCCGACTGCAAGCTTCATTGGCAAAAGTCCGGCGACTATCTGTGCGTTAAGGTGGATCGCTACTCAAAGTTGAAGAAGGACAAGAAGGACCTGGACGTCAAGTTTCTGGGCATGTTCTACAACTTTGAGATCTTCCACATGCGCGAGAAGGAGATTCCCGTCGACTCTGTGGAGATTCGCGAGCTCATTCTGGCCTTTGCCTGGGAGCCCATCGGCAACAAGTTCTCCATCATTCACGGCGAGACCAACTCGTCGAATGTGAGCTTCTACGAGGTGAACAAGGGTGTGAAGCCCAGCTTGGTGAAGCGTCTGGAAAAGAAGTCCTGCACGCATCTGTTCTGGTCGCCACGCGGTCAGTTCATCGTGATGGCCAACCTCACCATGGGTACCTTCGAGTTTGTGGACTCCACCAACGATTACATCATCACGTCGTCGCCCGATCATTTCCGCGCCTCCGAGGTCGAGTGGGATCCCACTGGACGCTACGTTGTGACTGGTGTCTCGTCATGGAAGGTGAAGGAGGACACCGGCTTCAACATGTACACGTTCCAGGGCCGCATCATCAAGCGTACCATCCTCAAGAACTTTGTGCAGTTCTTGTGGCGCCCGCGTCCTCCCACCCTGCTCAGCGAAGAGAAGCAGAAGGAGATCAAGAAGAACTTGAAGAAGTACTACGCTGCCTTCGAACAAAAGGATCGCCTGCGCCTTACCCGTGCCTCCAAGGAGCTGCTCGAGAAACGCTCGCAGCTGCGCGAGACCTTTATGGAGTACCGCAACAAGCGTATCGCCGAGTGGGCGGACCAGAAGAGTCGTCGCATCATGCTGCGAGGGC ATGTGGACACAGACAACCTGGAAACTGACGAAGTGGATGAAgaaattgttgaatttttaGTCAAGGAAGAAGTCACTCTGCTGGAGTAG
- the LOC6734932 gene encoding coiled-coil and C2 domain-containing protein 2A has translation MDAALTRKTAKKKRKTHTTRGYRKREQEVQKLMRATEGRISGQEYDMEARSLEFFHGFESEMQQENEFAAADVGQESDEDSGGELAAEPTDSPSHTFIHIDLHDPPLAWSQLFKQRHYYDESLLYRPSNTLHFQLHLSDLSELKDSQIRMLNRYQEQSKSKSGKLGSDLIGQLSGQKPASFLMGKHLYRTVCHRRFQSVFFPPMPPSELKGLPSRRCLKLCLKQLRFSLHPQLLEEHRLAQQLEDLFDVYSQQRKQRICRKLREELEIARQVALKLLASAGQDQTAEVKRQLKLTRQLRQRYYAESAAQRNLLQRLLKQWAKLKELRRQQRFQCTRFQLGLRVVHPPDLEASYCAWKESFETDLAEVYREHLEVFYTRLRLWSDQNSRSRTATGHSKPPRKPQFDRIMASLRKEYDKTFKDPEEPYVEVFRLHADEATARLSIPGGDQLPKARNYFLKIFLDGQFVGQSRTYRLEPDLQISINECMGVLLERTLPENLNIWLYEKSTLTPKSRCLAQMSTPLLLGAKDDAVQEKLSFQTLSSTQLAGDVYMYYEYRSTEGWGSALHLDDVQRLPDALRQTLLPPSLPALPQASKELVTPRPPSGRIRKSQLPPLIFAEQQLQFCGLDVLLDNRRFQLLHSRHQQRNLHTKQLRFVPALEQEISEEEPLPDGRGTVQLLEPGTYWNPIDLHKHRGRKFLQLLYEVIASQSARRAKALQTPLPLLLLAEDSDRSSATGWTALWRAFCSVFQGQRNSLPREPSGWSGQQSGPDLFKTFCVSLHVVRATGVPVRSRHILNLNERRSSAGGDMSTSLFVTQTLMYSNVRPFVTLSYGQRLCRSRTAEGSNPTWNEQLQLQIQSQFGDLREDLKISLFDELIEQQYSDEASDLYQRVQCNWLGEFRVPINSLLASRKFEGCIELAMPKVLVGYKRPLIDSVTNMPTDQYPEFKEAVHLWFYLSIEPGGGDLMPLQSCALACAEKPELQQYLGDRRLELQQLLPQPQRYVEPLVCTAQGKRVCLTRLLDAVPLPPAAVPSGENPLEICIRYVSLLSQLRSYDPCQGFRGVWLDNQSLLDSTWCSVKDLGVLLCNYMLSLGLECWLILGVACPHGECSFVLFRQPETAELFFVSPATGKRYQLQDVHCPLRRIYCVVGKDNIYFNIQTETRVSMTHFNFQDGACWFPLFSRRVPAPQSGVQKLDYAYKRSYELSQLQKQIERKIMKKISAWRTTRKTIWNRAFQPRLHKILCDMEGLSTFSRGRYDEPIFSEQLEREFPNYRLYGFTLNFAYTNLAAISERIRTSCIHYNHDASVEFCVAVHLHAHANDVLSVWLFLLSMVPLVE, from the exons ATGGACGCCGCTCTAACCAGGAAGACTGCAAAGAAGAAACGCAAGACCCATACGACCAGAGGGTATCGGAAAAGGGAGCAGGAGGTGCAAAAGTTGATGAGGGCAACGGAAGGCAGAATCTCTGGTCAAGAATACGACATGGAGGCACGTAGCCTGGAGTTCTTTCATGGATTCGAGAGTGAGATGCAGCAGGAGAACGAATTTGCTGCCGCAGATGTTGGCCAGGAGAGCGACGAAGATTCTGGTGGGGAACTGGCTGCGGAACCAACGGATTCACCCTCCCACACATTTATACATATCGATCTGCACGATCCTCCTCTGGCCTGGAGTCAGCTCTTCAAGCAGCGCCACTACTATGATGAGAGCTTACTTTACCGACCGAGTAATACCCTGCACTTTCAGTTGCATTTGAGCGATTTGAGTGAGTTGAAGGACTCCCAGATCCGTATGCTGAACCGCTACCAGGAGCAGTCCAAAAGCAAGTCCGGTAAATTGGGCTCCGATCTGATTGGTCAGCTAAGTGGACAGAAGCCTGCGAGTTTCTTGATGGGTAAACATCTATATCGCACTGTGTGCCATAGGAGGTTTCAGAGCGTGTTCTTCCCTCCCATGCCACCAAGTGAGTTGAAGGGCCTGCCCTCCAGACGTTGCCTGAAATTATGCCTCAAACAGCTTCGGTTCAGCTTGCATCCTCAACTCTTGGAGGAGCACCGACTGgcccagcagctggaggatctCTTCGATGTGTACAGCCAGCAGAGGAAGCAGAGGATCTGTCGGAAACTAAGGGAGGAGCTGGAGATAGCCCGCCAGGTGGCACTCAAGCTGCTCGCCTCAGCTGGCCAGGATCAGACGGCAGAGGTGAAGCGTCAATTGAAGCTGACCCGTCAGCTGAGGCAACGCTACTACGCAGAGTCCGCAGCCCAGCGTAATCTTCTCCAGCGCCTGCTAAAGCAGTGGGCCAAGCTGAAGGAGCTGCGCCGCCAGCAGCGATTCCAGTGCACACGTTTCCAGCTTGGCCTCCGTGTGGTCCATCCGCCCGACCTGGAGGCCTCCTATTGCGCGTGGAAAGAGAGCTTCGAAACGGATCTGGCCGAGGTGTATCGCGAGCATCTGGAGGTGTTTTACACCCGACTGCGTCTGTGGAGCGACCAGAACTCCCGCAGCCGCACAGCGACGGGCCACTCGAAGCCTCCACGGAAACCACAATTCGATCGGATTATGGCTAGCTTGAGGAAGGAGTACGACAAGACCTTTAAGGACCCAGAGGAACCCTATGTGGAGGTCTTCCGTCTGCATGCGGATGAAGCAACTGCCAGGTTGTCCATTCCAGGCGGGGATCAGCTGCCCAAGGCGCGTAACTACTTCCTAAAGATATTCCTGGACGGACAATTTGTGGGCCAAAGCAGGACCTACCGCCTGGAGCCGGATCTCCAGATATCCATCAACGAGTGCATGGGAGTGCTTTTGGAACGCACTCTTCCAGAGAACCTCAACATATGG CTCTACGAGAAGTCCACCTTGACCCCAAAGAGTCGCTGCCTGGCCCAGATGAGCACTCCGCTACTGTTGGGCGCCAAGGATGATGCAGTGCAGGAGAAGCTCAGTTTCCAGACTTTATCCTCCACCCAGTTGGCTGGGGACGTTTACATGTACTATGAGTACCGCTCCACGGAGGGATGGGGAAGTGCCCTTCACCTGGACGATGTACAAAGACTACCGGATGCACTGCGTCAGACTCTGTTGCCGCCGAGCTTGCCCGCTCTGCCGCAAGCCTCCAAAGAGCTAGTGACTCCCCGTCCGCCAAGTGGAAGAATAAGGAAGAGTCAGCTACCACCGCTGATATTTGCTGAACAGCAGCTTCAGTTCTGCGGCTTGGATGTCCTTCTGGATAACCGACGTTTCCAGTTACTCCACTCGCGTCATCAGCAGAGGAATCTGCACACCAAACAGCTGCGCTTCGTGCCCGCCCTGGAGCAGGAAATCTCGGAAGAAGAACCCCTGCCGGATGGCCGGGGAACAGTGCAGCTCCTGGAACCGGGCACCTACTGGAATCCCATCGATCTGCACAAGCATCGCGGACGAAAGTTCCTCCAGCTGCTGTACGAGGTGATTGCCAGCCAGAGTGCCAGGCGGGCCAAGGCCTTGCAGACGcctctgccgctgctcctcctggccGAGGATTCGGATCGCTCATCGGCCACCGGTTGGACAGCCCTTTGGCGGGCTTTTTGCTCCGTTTTCCAAGGGCAACGAAACTCCCTGCCCAGGGAACCATCTGGTTGGTCGGGTCAGCAATCCGGTCCCGATCTCTTCAAGACCTTCTGCGTTTCGCTCCACGTGGTGCGGGCCACTGGAGTCCCCGTGCGCAGTCGCCACATCCTGAATCTCAATGAGCGGCGCTCCAGCGCTGGTGGCGATATGAGTACCAGTCTGTTTGTCACCCAGA CTCTCATGTACTCCAATGTGCGACCCTTTGTGACCCTAAGCTATGGACAGCGTTTGTGCCGCAGTCGCACCGCCGAGGGCAGTAATCCCACGTGGaacgagcagctgcagctgcagatccAGAGTCAGTTCGGCGATCTCCGCGAGGATCTGAAGATCAGTCTGTTCGACGAATTGATTGAGCAGCAGTACAGTGACGAGGCCTCCGATTTGTACCAGCGGGTGCAGTGCAACTGGTTGGGCGAATTCCGGGTGCCCATCAACAGCTTACTGGCCAGTCGCAAG TTCGAGGGTTGTATCGAGTTGGCCATGCCCAAGGTTTTGGTGGGCTACAAACGGCCGTTGATAGATTCCGTCACGAACATGCCAACGGACCAGTATCCGGAGTTCAAGGAGGCAGTGCATCTGTGGTTCTACCTGAGCATCGAACCCGGCGGTGGAGACCTTATGCCCCTACAGTCCTGCGCCTTGGCCTGTGCGGAGAAACCAGAACTGCAGCAATACCTCGGAGACAGGAGATTGGAGCTTCAGCAACTTCTTCCCCAGCCGCAGCGCTATGTGGAGCCACTGGTGTGCACTGCCCAAGGGAAGAGGGTGTGTCTCACCAGACTCCTGGATGCAGTGCCCCTTCCACCAGCTGCTGTGCCCAGCGGCGAGAATCCTCTAGAGATCTGCATTCGCTACGTTTCGCTACTGAGCCAATTGCGCAGCTATGATCCCTGCCAGGGATTCCGTGGCGTTTGGCTGGACAATCAATCCCTGCTGGACAGCACCTGGTGCTCGGTCAAGGATCTGGGTGTCCTGCTATGTAACTACATGCTGTCCTTGGGCTTGGAGTGCTGGCTAATTCTGGGAGTGGCCTGTCCCCATGGCGAGTGCTCCTTTGTGCTCTTCCGCCAGCCGGAAACTGCTGAGCTCTTCTTTGTATCCCCCGCCACTGGAAAGAGATACCAGCTGCAGGATGTGCATTGTCCACTTAGACGCATATATTGTGTGGTGGGAAAGGATAAT ATTTATTTCAACATTCAGACGGAAACCCGTGTCAGCATGACGCACTTTAATTTTCAGGATGGCGCCTGCTGGTTTCCACTCTTCAGTCGGCGAGTTCCTGCCCCCCAGAGTGGAGTCCAGAAGCTGGACTACGCGTACAAGAGGAGCTACGAACTCAGCCAGCTGCAAAAGCAGATTGAGCGCAAGATTATGAAGAAGATCAGTGCGTGGCGCACCACCAGGAAAACCATCTGGAATCG